From one Luteolibacter sp. SL250 genomic stretch:
- the uca gene encoding urea carboxylase — translation MTPKILIANRGEIAARAIRTFKKLGYQSIAVYSDPDAASPHVDLADEAHRLGPGPVSESYLLKDRLLEIAKEAGASAVFPGYGLLSENTDFAKLCEDNGIRWLGPTPEQIIAFGLKHEARRLAGDAGVPLVPGTDLLEDVDAAIAAAEKLGFPLMLKSTAGGGGIGMKICHSEEELRREFESVVRLSQRSFGSGAVFLERYVQRGRHVEVQIFGDGNGHVLALGERDCSVQRRNQKVFEETPAPLLSEETRAALHHAAVELGKSLSYRSAGTVEFIYDADRTEFYFLEVNTRLQVEHGVTELVTGIDLVEWMARLALDPSFTLPSTAPEPKGHAIQARLYAEDPNQNFRPSAGLLTEVEFPVNTRTDHWISAGTEVSPFYDPLLGKIMVHSADRATAIRDLATALDDSRVSGIETNLRYLRQVARWQPFTDGGVAMRDMASFGYHPTTFDVLSGGTMTTIQDWPGRTGLWEVGVPPSGPMDSLTFRRANRMVGNAVGTAALEITMAGPSLRFNTAATIAIAGPPVLILKNGESVAPNTAFTVAPGDTLKIGKIEESGLRAYLAIAGGIEAPDYLGSKSTFTLGRFGGHGGRALLPGDVIGIGSADPEMEGQECPSRLPYTREWKIGVLYGPHGAPEFFLPEDISTFFATPWEVHYNSARTGVRLIGPKPKWARTDGGEAGLHPSNLHDNAYAIGAVDFTGDMPVILGPDGPSLGGFVCPVVVVDAELWKLGQIRPGDKITFIPVDEAWADRQAEALSGFLDGDIDTLPDPEPAPLDLHSAILDSFGEGDDKVVIRRAGDRYLLIEFGPHLLDLKLRFKAHVVYQWLQKQKLKGIIDLTPGIRSLQIHFDGTVISRDTLRETIRHGIAALPPLEQIEVPARIVHLPISWDDPSTKEAIRRYMVGVNPKAPWCPSNLEFIRRINGLDSIDDVKRIFFDASYLVMGLGDVYLGAPVATPLDPRHRLVTTKYNPARTWTPENAVGIGGAYLCVYGMEGPGGYQFTGRTIQMWNRWRQTPDFEKPWLLRFFDQLRFYEVSPEELLQLREEVPLGRHRIRIEPTVFRYADYETFLEIHSGEIDAFRATQRQAFADERQRWEDAGLHLDSPAETETSAEQEITIPEGAIVLESPVTGNVWKIEVKPGDKLAAGDPAIVLEAMKMEIPVESDETLEIIEILTAEGNPVKAGQPLLIAKIL, via the coding sequence ATGACCCCGAAAATCCTCATCGCCAACCGGGGGGAGATCGCCGCGCGCGCGATCCGCACCTTCAAAAAACTCGGCTACCAGAGCATCGCCGTCTATTCGGACCCCGACGCCGCCTCCCCGCATGTCGATCTGGCGGACGAGGCCCACCGGCTCGGACCCGGCCCGGTTTCGGAAAGCTACCTGCTGAAGGACAGGCTGCTGGAAATAGCCAAGGAGGCAGGGGCCTCCGCGGTCTTTCCCGGCTACGGCCTGCTCAGTGAGAACACGGACTTCGCGAAGCTCTGTGAGGACAACGGCATCCGCTGGCTGGGACCGACGCCGGAGCAGATCATCGCCTTCGGCCTGAAACATGAGGCGCGCCGTCTCGCCGGAGACGCGGGCGTGCCGCTCGTCCCGGGCACCGACCTGCTGGAGGACGTGGATGCGGCCATCGCCGCCGCGGAGAAGCTGGGCTTCCCGCTGATGCTGAAATCCACCGCTGGCGGTGGCGGCATCGGCATGAAGATCTGCCATTCGGAGGAGGAACTCCGCCGTGAGTTCGAGTCCGTGGTCCGCCTCAGCCAGCGCAGCTTCGGCTCCGGAGCTGTATTCCTGGAACGCTACGTCCAGCGCGGACGCCATGTGGAGGTCCAGATCTTCGGCGATGGGAACGGCCATGTGCTGGCCCTGGGAGAGCGCGACTGCTCCGTCCAGCGGCGCAACCAGAAGGTCTTCGAGGAAACGCCCGCCCCGCTCCTTTCGGAGGAAACACGGGCCGCGCTGCACCATGCCGCCGTGGAGCTGGGGAAAAGCCTGAGCTACCGCTCCGCCGGAACGGTGGAATTCATCTACGATGCGGACCGTACCGAATTCTATTTCCTGGAGGTGAACACCCGCCTCCAGGTGGAGCACGGCGTCACCGAGCTGGTCACCGGCATCGACCTGGTGGAATGGATGGCGCGGCTCGCGCTCGATCCGTCCTTCACCCTGCCATCCACGGCACCGGAGCCGAAGGGCCACGCCATCCAGGCCCGCCTCTACGCGGAAGACCCCAACCAGAACTTCCGCCCCAGCGCCGGGCTGCTCACGGAGGTGGAGTTTCCCGTCAACACCCGCACCGACCACTGGATCTCCGCCGGAACGGAGGTCAGCCCGTTCTACGACCCGCTGCTCGGAAAGATCATGGTCCATTCCGCGGACCGCGCCACGGCCATCCGCGACCTCGCGACCGCCCTCGATGATTCCCGCGTTTCGGGCATCGAGACGAACCTGCGCTACCTCCGCCAGGTGGCACGCTGGCAGCCGTTCACCGATGGCGGCGTCGCCATGCGGGACATGGCCTCCTTCGGCTACCATCCCACCACCTTCGACGTCCTTTCCGGTGGCACCATGACCACGATCCAGGACTGGCCGGGCCGGACCGGACTGTGGGAGGTGGGCGTGCCGCCATCCGGGCCGATGGATTCCCTCACCTTCCGCCGCGCGAACCGCATGGTCGGAAATGCGGTCGGCACCGCCGCCCTGGAGATCACCATGGCGGGGCCGTCGCTCCGCTTCAACACCGCCGCTACCATCGCCATCGCGGGACCACCCGTCCTGATCCTGAAGAACGGCGAATCCGTCGCTCCGAATACGGCATTCACCGTAGCTCCGGGCGACACCCTCAAGATCGGCAAGATCGAGGAAAGCGGCCTGCGCGCCTACCTGGCCATCGCCGGAGGCATCGAGGCACCGGATTATCTCGGGAGCAAATCCACCTTCACACTGGGGAGGTTCGGAGGACATGGCGGAAGGGCGTTGCTGCCCGGGGATGTGATCGGGATCGGATCCGCCGATCCCGAGATGGAAGGACAGGAGTGCCCTTCCCGCTTACCCTATACCCGCGAATGGAAAATCGGCGTGCTCTACGGGCCGCACGGCGCACCGGAGTTCTTCCTTCCGGAAGACATCTCCACCTTCTTCGCCACCCCATGGGAGGTCCACTACAACTCCGCCCGGACCGGGGTCCGGCTCATCGGACCGAAGCCGAAGTGGGCGCGCACGGATGGCGGCGAGGCGGGGCTTCATCCGTCCAACCTCCACGACAATGCCTACGCCATCGGCGCGGTGGACTTCACCGGGGACATGCCGGTGATCCTCGGTCCGGACGGTCCCAGCCTCGGCGGCTTCGTCTGTCCGGTGGTGGTGGTGGACGCGGAGCTGTGGAAGCTCGGCCAGATCCGGCCGGGTGACAAGATCACCTTCATCCCGGTGGACGAGGCGTGGGCGGACCGCCAGGCGGAGGCTCTTTCCGGCTTTCTCGACGGAGACATCGACACCCTGCCTGACCCGGAACCCGCGCCGTTGGATCTTCACTCCGCGATCCTGGACTCCTTCGGCGAAGGGGATGACAAGGTGGTGATCCGCCGCGCCGGGGACCGCTACCTGCTCATCGAGTTCGGTCCGCACCTGCTCGACCTGAAGCTCCGCTTCAAGGCCCACGTCGTCTACCAATGGCTGCAGAAGCAGAAGCTGAAGGGCATCATTGACCTCACGCCCGGCATCCGCTCGCTGCAGATCCATTTCGACGGCACGGTGATCTCCCGCGACACGCTCCGGGAAACCATCCGCCACGGCATCGCCGCACTGCCACCGCTGGAACAGATCGAGGTGCCCGCCCGCATCGTCCACCTGCCGATCAGTTGGGATGACCCCAGCACGAAGGAGGCGATCCGCCGCTACATGGTGGGCGTGAACCCGAAGGCCCCGTGGTGCCCCAGCAACCTGGAGTTCATCCGCCGCATCAACGGTCTGGATTCCATCGACGATGTGAAGCGGATCTTCTTCGATGCCAGCTATCTGGTCATGGGTCTGGGCGATGTCTATCTCGGCGCGCCCGTCGCCACCCCGCTGGATCCCCGGCACCGTCTGGTCACGACGAAATACAACCCCGCCCGGACGTGGACGCCGGAGAACGCCGTCGGCATCGGTGGTGCCTACCTCTGCGTCTATGGCATGGAGGGGCCGGGAGGCTACCAGTTCACCGGCCGCACCATCCAGATGTGGAACCGTTGGCGGCAGACCCCGGATTTCGAAAAGCCGTGGCTGCTCCGGTTCTTCGATCAGCTCCGGTTTTACGAGGTTTCACCGGAAGAGTTGCTCCAGCTCCGTGAGGAAGTCCCGCTCGGCCGCCACCGCATCCGCATCGAGCCGACGGTCTTCCGCTACGCCGACTACGAGACGTTCCTGGAGATCCACTCCGGGGAGATCGATGCCTTCCGCGCCACCCAGCGCCAGGCCTTCGCCGACGAACGCCAACGATGGGAGGACGCCGGACTGCACCTTGACTCTCCTGCGGAAACGGAGACATCCGCCGAGCAGGAAATCACGATCCCGGAAGGTGCCATCGTCCTCGAAAGCCCGGTGACGGGAAATGTCTGGAAGATCGAGGTGAAGCCCGGGGACAAACTGGCCGCGGGCGATCCGGCGATTGTCCTGGAGGCGATGAAAATGGAGATTCCGGTGGAGTCCGACGAGACGCTGGAGATCATCGAAATCCTCACCGCCGAAGGTAATCCCGTGAAAGCGGGCCAGCCGCTCCTCATCGCCAAAATCCTCTGA
- a CDS encoding urea amidolyase associated protein UAAP2, translated as MSHKHVIPAGDWWVHEIKKGQTLRITDLEGNQAADTLFFSAADPTERYSADQTIQTQKSLYLTTGTRIMSTEGNVLLEITGDTCGRHDTLGGACSREANTMRYAHDKECMHACRDSFIRGAQEWKVELTKRDITSNINFFMNVPVTRDGQLTFADGISAPGCYVEMVARMDVVCLISNCPQLNNPCNGWNPTPVEVSIS; from the coding sequence ATGAGCCACAAGCACGTCATTCCCGCCGGCGACTGGTGGGTCCACGAAATCAAGAAAGGCCAGACGCTCCGCATCACAGATCTGGAGGGCAACCAGGCCGCAGACACCCTGTTCTTCAGCGCGGCGGATCCCACGGAGCGCTACAGCGCTGACCAGACCATCCAGACCCAGAAGTCCCTCTACCTCACCACCGGCACCCGGATCATGAGCACGGAGGGCAACGTCCTGCTGGAGATCACCGGGGATACCTGCGGCCGCCACGATACCCTCGGCGGGGCATGCTCCCGCGAAGCGAACACGATGCGCTACGCCCATGACAAGGAGTGCATGCATGCCTGCCGGGACAGCTTCATCCGCGGCGCGCAGGAGTGGAAGGTGGAGCTCACCAAGCGGGACATCACCAGCAACATCAACTTCTTCATGAACGTCCCCGTCACCCGGGACGGGCAGCTCACCTTTGCCGACGGCATCTCCGCCCCCGGCTGCTACGTCGAAATGGTCGCCCGCATGGACGTGGTCTGCCTGATCTCGAACTGCCCACAGCTCAACAACCCTTGCAACGGTTGGAACCCCACTCCGGTCGAAGTTTCCATTTCCTGA
- a CDS encoding ABC transporter permease, producing MKFPSSGNWWAVRKDLGHTRATVLMVCSFILPLLIWCVAAYGPWWKVAYQITIPAETTRLQSVYTTGNRLTPETWKEFQDAVSKDNQEILAARESGGTATATARQGKKIVRQIHPVAVTNGWLTREQDMDDEALRKTWIDLAAGKLEAEKEPITDGNLAIVKANAEMLAAAGTGWPTEPMLKLLPQAAEEVSRPVFLVPPDVVARSFWKGITAKKADGAEAGAERKTLLQRYGESWRTIICGFLLAIAVAIPIGILAGTFDFISKLTEPFVNFFSYMPAPAFGVVLMAIFGLDMGPKVMLVFLGTLPCAILTIAKTTRGLDPSLLEAAQTLGASRAQLIRTVIVPGILPNLYKDLRLLLSTAWTWLVIAELLGFKSGLAEIIDTHGRRFQFDIVYPAILMIGLSGFLMDQILAHLARYFFPWAEQPKKGIVDRILSGIPAMIRMIKPSKPTPVAGEPAPGNLPQ from the coding sequence ATGAAATTCCCTTCTTCCGGAAACTGGTGGGCGGTGAGGAAAGATCTGGGGCACACCCGGGCCACGGTCCTGATGGTGTGCTCCTTCATCCTGCCGCTGCTCATCTGGTGCGTTGCCGCCTACGGTCCGTGGTGGAAGGTCGCCTACCAGATCACCATTCCGGCGGAGACCACCCGGCTGCAGAGCGTCTATACCACGGGCAACCGCCTCACCCCGGAGACGTGGAAGGAGTTCCAGGACGCCGTGTCAAAGGACAACCAGGAGATCCTCGCGGCGCGGGAGTCCGGCGGGACCGCCACGGCCACTGCCAGACAGGGTAAGAAGATCGTCCGCCAGATCCATCCCGTCGCGGTCACCAACGGCTGGCTCACCCGCGAACAGGACATGGATGACGAGGCGCTGCGGAAAACCTGGATCGACCTCGCCGCCGGAAAGCTGGAGGCGGAGAAGGAACCCATCACGGATGGGAACCTGGCCATCGTGAAGGCGAACGCAGAGATGCTCGCCGCTGCCGGAACCGGCTGGCCGACGGAGCCGATGCTGAAGCTGCTGCCACAGGCGGCGGAGGAAGTTTCGCGACCTGTCTTCCTCGTCCCTCCGGATGTCGTCGCCCGCTCTTTCTGGAAAGGCATCACGGCGAAGAAGGCCGATGGCGCCGAGGCCGGAGCCGAACGGAAGACGCTGCTGCAGCGCTACGGTGAATCATGGCGGACCATCATCTGCGGCTTCCTGCTCGCCATCGCCGTCGCCATTCCCATCGGCATCCTCGCCGGAACATTTGATTTCATCTCGAAGCTCACGGAGCCGTTCGTGAACTTCTTCAGCTACATGCCGGCCCCCGCGTTCGGCGTGGTGCTGATGGCCATCTTCGGCCTCGATATGGGACCGAAGGTGATGCTTGTGTTTCTCGGCACCCTGCCCTGCGCGATCCTGACCATCGCCAAGACCACCCGCGGACTGGACCCGTCCCTGCTGGAGGCCGCGCAGACCCTCGGTGCCAGCCGCGCCCAGCTCATCCGCACGGTGATCGTCCCGGGCATCCTGCCGAACCTCTACAAGGATCTGCGCCTGTTGCTAAGCACCGCCTGGACCTGGCTGGTCATCGCGGAACTCCTCGGCTTCAAGAGCGGACTGGCGGAGATCATCGACACCCACGGCCGCCGCTTCCAGTTCGACATCGTCTATCCCGCCATCCTGATGATCGGGCTGTCCGGCTTCCTCATGGACCAGATCCTCGCCCACCTCGCCCGTTACTTCTTTCCGTGGGCGGAACAGCCGAAGAAAGGCATCGTGGACAGGATCCTTTCCGGCATCCCGGCGATGATCCGGATGATCAAGCCTTCCAAGCCCACGCCGGTCGCCGGTGAACCCGCTCCCGGAAACCTGCCCCAATGA
- a CDS encoding ABC transporter ATP-binding protein, translating to MSTMETLSHLDQSPAVKARFGKIYQRPPILEINGLYKKFDSKAGEVTALQDINLTVHRRELMCVLGQSGCGKSTLIRILAGLETPTSGEVLVDGSPITGPGRDRGMVFQSYTLFPWLTVKQNVMYGPRMAGKSDFTNEAEARQWLALVGLDKFENSYPHQLSGGMKQRAAIARALANEPRILLMDEPFGALDPQTRQQMQAYLLQIWKNVDITIFFITHDLDEAIFLSDRILVLDPRPGRVREVLEVPVPRPRDHSQLRSPEFLATKSHLETIIHPEDDHAEPVFDKLPFGRMTNVDDNVE from the coding sequence ATGAGCACGATGGAAACCCTGTCCCATCTCGACCAGTCCCCTGCGGTGAAAGCCCGGTTCGGGAAAATCTACCAGCGTCCGCCCATCCTGGAGATCAACGGACTTTACAAGAAGTTCGACTCGAAGGCCGGTGAAGTGACCGCGCTGCAGGACATCAACCTGACGGTCCACCGGCGGGAACTCATGTGCGTGCTCGGCCAGTCGGGCTGCGGGAAATCCACGCTCATCCGCATCCTCGCGGGACTCGAAACACCGACTTCCGGAGAGGTGCTTGTCGATGGCAGCCCCATCACCGGCCCCGGCCGTGACCGTGGCATGGTCTTCCAGAGCTACACCCTCTTCCCCTGGCTGACGGTGAAGCAGAACGTGATGTACGGCCCCCGCATGGCGGGAAAGAGTGACTTCACCAACGAGGCGGAGGCCCGCCAGTGGCTGGCCCTCGTCGGCCTCGACAAGTTCGAGAACTCCTACCCGCACCAGCTCAGCGGCGGCATGAAGCAGCGCGCCGCGATCGCCCGCGCGCTTGCGAACGAGCCGCGCATCCTGCTGATGGACGAGCCGTTCGGCGCGCTGGACCCGCAGACCCGCCAGCAGATGCAGGCCTACCTCCTGCAGATCTGGAAGAACGTGGACATCACCATCTTCTTCATCACGCATGATCTGGATGAGGCCATCTTCCTTTCCGACCGCATCCTCGTCCTCGATCCCCGCCCGGGCCGTGTCCGGGAGGTGCTGGAGGTTCCCGTGCCCCGTCCGCGGGACCACTCGCAGCTCCGCTCGCCGGAATTCCTCGCCACCAAGAGCCATCTCGAAACCATCATCCACCCGGAGGATGACCATGCGGAGCCGGTGTTCGACAAGCTGCCCTTCGGCCGGATGACCAACGTGGACGACAACGTGGAATGA
- a CDS encoding urea amidolyase associated protein UAAP1, whose amino-acid sequence MTPILTRTLTGAGMWSGIISRGKRLRLTDLSGGANVGMLLYHATERQERYHMSDTLKGQHIFYLRAPYCIHSDMGRLLASITSDSVGWHDTVCGHSNSALVLEKYGENNYQQARNDWNRNAHDGFLIELCKWGLGKKDLVPNLNLFSKVVADEEGKLDFVPGNSKPGDHVELRFELDTLVVLNTCQHPFDPHPAYRPTEVKLEVFAGSPPSVDDPSLTIRPENLRAHENNETFLTLSQP is encoded by the coding sequence ATGACTCCCATCCTCACGCGCACGCTCACCGGCGCCGGCATGTGGTCCGGCATCATCTCGCGCGGCAAGCGCCTCCGCCTGACCGACCTCTCCGGCGGCGCGAACGTAGGCATGCTCCTCTACCACGCCACCGAGCGGCAGGAGCGCTACCACATGTCCGACACGCTGAAGGGGCAGCACATCTTCTACCTCCGCGCGCCCTACTGCATCCACTCGGATATGGGCCGCCTGTTGGCCTCCATCACCTCGGACAGCGTGGGCTGGCATGACACCGTTTGCGGGCATTCCAACTCCGCACTGGTGCTGGAGAAGTATGGGGAGAACAACTACCAGCAGGCCCGCAACGACTGGAACCGCAACGCACACGACGGCTTTCTCATCGAGCTTTGCAAGTGGGGACTCGGCAAGAAGGACCTCGTCCCGAACCTGAACCTGTTCAGCAAGGTGGTGGCGGATGAGGAAGGAAAACTCGATTTCGTGCCCGGCAACTCGAAGCCCGGCGACCATGTCGAGCTGCGCTTCGAGCTGGACACCCTCGTTGTCCTCAACACCTGCCAGCACCCGTTCGATCCGCATCCGGCCTACCGGCCCACGGAGGTGAAGCTGGAGGTATTCGCCGGGTCGCCACCATCCGTGGATGATCCATCGCTCACCATCCGCCCGGAGAATCTCCGCGCCCACGAAAACAACGAAACCTTCCTCACCCTTTCCCAACCATGA
- a CDS encoding ABC transporter substrate-binding protein, which yields MKLSKTILATALAALTSLANLAAEPLKIGYSDWPGWVAWEIGIKKGWFKEEGVEVDFVWMDYVKSMEAYAAGKLDAVCVTNGDALVTGATGKPSVCVLINDYSNGNDMIVAKKEYKSLKDLKGKTIALEEGFVEHLLLLKGLELNGMAEGDITIKNTPTNNTPQVFASGEVDAIAAWQPNSGQALKLVPGSKPVFTSKDVPGLIYDGLFCDRDSVKSRRADWLKVVKVWGRITEYLSKEDNLDDALAILAERVGVKPAEYEPLLDGTKILSPAEVLKVWEKADGLGSIYGSSKIVDDFNVTFKVYEKPSDIDSYFDPSLSKEVFGK from the coding sequence ATGAAACTGAGCAAAACGATCCTCGCCACGGCGCTCGCCGCGCTGACTTCCCTCGCCAACCTCGCCGCGGAACCCCTGAAAATCGGCTACTCGGACTGGCCGGGCTGGGTCGCCTGGGAGATCGGCATCAAGAAAGGCTGGTTCAAGGAAGAAGGCGTGGAGGTGGACTTTGTCTGGATGGACTACGTGAAATCCATGGAAGCCTATGCCGCCGGGAAACTGGATGCGGTGTGCGTGACCAATGGTGACGCGCTCGTCACGGGAGCCACCGGCAAGCCTTCCGTCTGCGTCCTCATCAACGACTACTCCAACGGCAACGACATGATCGTCGCCAAGAAGGAATACAAGAGCCTGAAGGACCTGAAGGGCAAGACCATCGCGCTTGAGGAAGGCTTCGTGGAGCACCTGCTGCTGCTGAAAGGCCTGGAGCTGAACGGCATGGCGGAGGGTGACATCACCATCAAGAACACACCCACCAACAACACCCCGCAGGTCTTCGCCTCCGGCGAGGTGGACGCCATCGCCGCGTGGCAGCCGAACTCCGGCCAGGCCCTCAAGCTGGTCCCCGGATCGAAACCGGTCTTCACCTCGAAGGACGTTCCCGGTCTCATCTACGACGGACTTTTCTGCGACCGTGACAGCGTGAAGTCCCGCCGCGCCGACTGGCTCAAGGTGGTGAAGGTCTGGGGCCGCATCACCGAATACCTCTCCAAGGAGGACAACCTGGACGACGCGCTCGCCATCCTCGCGGAGCGGGTGGGCGTCAAACCGGCCGAATACGAGCCGCTGCTGGACGGAACGAAGATCCTCAGCCCGGCGGAAGTCCTCAAGGTCTGGGAAAAGGCGGACGGACTCGGGTCCATCTACGGTTCCTCGAAGATCGTGGACGACTTCAATGTGACCTTCAAAGTCTACGAGAAGCCGAGCGACATCGACTCCTACTTCGACCCATCGCTTTCAAAGGAAGTCTTCGGGAAGTGA